A region of the Procambarus clarkii isolate CNS0578487 chromosome 29, FALCON_Pclarkii_2.0, whole genome shotgun sequence genome:
TGACTGGACGTTGTTCCTTCAcgccaaaataataataaaaagaacTATAATAATGCTAGAAtaaaggaagaggaagggaaacTAAGATAACAAATAAGGGGAGAAAAAAGGAAAGACAATACAAATGTATGAGAACGTATATAGGTTCGTTTACATTTTTTgtcgtgtgtttgcgtgtgtttgcgtgtgcTTGCGTGAGCCGTTCTTTCCGGGGGCCACTTAACACACCCGCCCCGGCGCAGTCTGTTGGCTAACTTAATTCCGGGGAGGGAGTGCCAAAAATGACATTATAATCCCTGTTTGCATAATGATGAAGGGGGCACTTTAAGATGGGATCCCTGGCTGTTAGTGTAGTAACGAGGGCTGTTAGTGTAGTAACGAGGGCTGTTAGTGTAGTAACGAGGGCTGTTAGTGTAGTAACGAGGGCTGTTAGTGTAGTAACGAGGGCTGCTGGTGTAGTAACGAGGGCTGTTGGTGTAGAAACGAGGGCTGTTAGTGTAGTAACGAGGGCTGTTAGTGTAGTAACGAGGGCTGCTGGTGTAGTAACGAGGGCTGTTGGTGTAGTAACGAGGGCTGTTAGTGTAGTAACGAGGGCTGTTAGTGTAGTAACGAGGGCTGTTAGTGTAGTAACGAGGGCTGTTAGTGTAGTAACGAGGGCTGTTAGTGTAGTAACGAGGGCTGTTAGTGTAGTAACGAGGGCTGTTGGAGTAGTAACGAGGGCTGTTAGTGTAGTAACGAGGGCTGTTAGTGTAGTAACGAGGGCTGTTAGTGTAGTAACGAGGGCTGTTGGAGTAGTAACGAGGGCTGTTGGAGTAGTAACGAGGGCTGTTAGTGTAGTAACGAGGGCTGTTAGTGTAGTAACGAGGGCTGTTAGTGTAGTAACGAGGGCTGTTAGTGTAGTAACGAGGGCTGTTAGTGTAGTAACGAGGGCTGTTGGAGTAGTAACGAGGGCTGTTAGTGTAGTAACGAGGGCTGTTAGTGTAGTAACGAGGGCTGTTGGAGTAGTAACGAGGGCTGTTAGTGTAGTAACGAGGGCTGTTAGTGTAGTAACGAGGGCTGTTAGTGTAGTAACGAGGGCTGTTAGTGTTGTAACGAGGGCTGTTGGTGTAACAAGGGTTGTTAGTGTTGTAACGAGGGCTGTTGGTGTAACAAGGGTTGTTAGTGTAGTAACGAGGGCTGTTAGTGTAGTAACGGGGGCTGTTAGTGTAGTAACGAGGGATGTTAGTGTAGTAACGAGGGCTGTTAGTGTAGTAACGAGGGCTGTTGGAGTAGTAACGAGGGCTGTTGGTGTAACgttggctgttggtgtagtaacGAGGGCTGTTAGTGTAGTAACGAGCGCTGTTAGTGTTGTAACGAGGGCTGTTGGTGTAGTAACGAGGGCTGTTAGTGTAGTAACGAGGGCTGTTAGTGTAGTAACGAGGGCTGTTGGTGTAGTAACGAGGGCTGTTGGTGTAGTAACGAGGGCTGTTAGTGTAGTAACGAGGGCTGTTAGTGTAGTAACGAGGGCTGTTAGTGTAGTAACGAGGGCTGTTGGTGTAGTAACGAGGGCTGTTGGTGTAGTAACGAGGGCTGTTAGTGTAGTAACGAGGGCTGTTAGTGTAGTAACGAGGGCTGTTGGTGTAGTAACGAGCGCTGTTGGTGTAGTAACGAGGGCTGTTAGTGTAGTAACGAGGGCTGTTGGTGTAGTAACGAGGGCTGTTAGTGTAGTAACGAGGGCTGTTAGTGTAGTAACGAGGGCTGTTGGTGTAGTAACGAGCGCTGTTGGTGTAGTAACGAGGGCTGTTAGTGTAGTAACGAGGGCTGTTAGTGTAGTAACGAGGGCTGTTAGTGTAGTAACGAGGGCTGTTGGTGTAGTAACGAGGGCTGTTAGTGTAGTAACGAGGGCTGTTAGTGTAGTAACGAGGGCTGTTGGTGTAGTAAGGAGCGCTGTTGGTGTAGTAACGAGGGCTGTTAATGTAGTAACGAGGGCTGTTAGTGTAGTAACGAGGGCTGTTAGTGTAGTAACGAGGGCTGTTAGTGTAGTAACGAGGGCTGTTAGTGTAGTAACGAGGGCTGTTGGTGTAGTAACGAGGGCTGTTAGTGTAGTAACGAGGGCTGTTAGTGTAGTAACGAGGGCTGTTAGTGTAGTAACGAGGGCTGTTAGTGTAGTAACGAGGGCTGTTGGTGTAGTAACGAGGGCTGTTAGTGTAGTAACGAGCGCTGTTAGTGTAGTAACGAGGGCTGTTAGTGTAGTAACGAGGGGTGTTAGTGTAGTAACGAGGGCTGTTAGTGTAGTAACAACATACAAAGGCTAATGGTGAGGTTTCACGGTACAGAATAATTATGTGAGCACTAACGATGCTAAAAATGGTAATTGGATGAGATGAAAGGTTTAGCAAGACACTAAAGCTGTTAATAAGTGAGCAGCGGCTGTTGTGAAACTCGTTTAGTCCGAACGAGGCTGTTCGGCTTATGGAGAGGACGCCAGTAAGACGCCAGTGTCGCCAGTAGAcggggaaaccacacctttttttGGAGtccgttacgggctcaccatagcccgtgctacttggaactttttgttccaggtagcgaatcttaaacagcaacaacaacatgcCTTTGACAGCGACCATGTGAGCTGACGGTAACTGCTTCGTTACCTGGATACAGAATGAGTGTGAACTGCTGTGACGTGTTCGGAATGAGTGTGAGCTATGGTGACGTGTTCGGAATGAGTGTGAACTACGGTGACGTGTTCGGAATGAGTGTGAACTACGGTGACGTGTTCGGAATGAGTGTGTACTACGGTTACATATTCGGAATAACTGTGAACTACGGTGACGTGTCCGAAATGCGTAGacactgttattattattaacatctttattgacaaaattaattacaattttgcctaatctgaggattttgatagtcttattaaattgaggttaatgctagtattcactgtcacgcaggacagagggtcatacataagacaataggcctaaactgtaggctgaagcacatatatatcacggttacaatcaatgttttaatgtgtggatatgtgaaaacaactttctattgtgcactgccacacaagtgcagggatgggttcataagtgatacagcttagaatataagtagaaattgttcttcattctttaaaatggacaagcaaattttgggtaaattgttaggatgtcgtccagaacacctgagtcaataaaatagttacacagttggtggtacaataggccaggaggtctaaagtcctttacggtttcacattcatcaatatagtgttctattgaatgcattaaaggtttatcacagagtttacaatctgaatattctggtagtggctcagcctcactaacctgccagatgtgtctatagccaaggcgaattcgcgcaattactacatcacattgcctggtccggttactgtgctgaccatacaaatacctattattacagaacttgttataacttttaatactgcagctttcaggtctctgtgcatttcttagttcttctaaatctgaattaatttctttaatttgtatgtttctaataactgcattagatagtccaaaatcataatcaatgttttctttcctgcaagcctcattggccaatcgatctacaaagtcatgtttttcaactccaacatgggatgggatccacacaaattttatacaagaattattatcattggcaaaaattacattccatttaatattacaagctacttccgacatacattgtgatgggttatttaaggactgcagagcacttttagagtcacagaaaataactccaccaccattgagcttaaggtattcagtggctagataaatacccaatagctcggtctgtgtcgtgcttgcccagttgttcaatctctgtgtactagtcatgatcatttcattccctttatacactgcacatgcacaacctgttctaccagtgcctaactgcacagagccatcagtaaaggcataggattcagtcggtttgagaatttgaagatgactgtcaatagcttctaatgttatacatctcaaaatgtcagtgttatacatttgttttacactgatgggagtataatgcagagagacctccacatctttccaagggggaatatagtgaacagttttatcagggttaagagatacattcagtttctgaagattatagacacaacaactgagccacacactgtagggagctttttgcggcggattgagggaacagtcagaattgtttagaatggatctcaatttaatttgaatagagctggggggaccattatttttcaaagttttggcgcaaaacatagtactaagtagaactattctttcgtaaatggaaggtaagtttagttcctttctcatgttaacaattctgacagttctaggacaacccaggatgatgcgcatggcatcattctgtactacatctaggccttgtaattgtttaggagaaaaattaagaagatgcaagactGTAAGACCATTCAACACGAAGGGAAAAATTATCAAGAAAGATTCTCTTGTTATGGGAACTACAAGATACTTGCTaagggacggagagagagagagagagagagagagagagagagagagagagagagagagagagagagagagagagagacagagaaggataAGAGGCTAGTGCAAAATGGAGAAGAAGTACGAAAGAAAACACGCAAAAATGGGGTTGAAACCCGAGTATTCTGCACGGGTTCTTGTGTGGTGGCGACAACGCCTCCATTCCCAAGGCCGTCTCGGATTTTTACGAGCTTCTGGATAATTTAATCCTCTTATAAGATTTTGTGTCCACAATTCGCAATGAGAGGGGAATTTCTAATCCCATTGGACGCCCGATGCGGCCGGGCGGCTGCGGCTCTTGCGGGTCCCTCAAGGTGCGGACTGAAGCACTCTGCATTCCGTAATGTGATGATAACTTTATGGCTTGTAATTAGATTTATTATAGAACAAATTATAATTCCCTCCCCGACTGATCTATGAGAATTATATTGACAGCTAAACAATTGTGCTTTCTTCTCCTGTGGGATTTTTGGGTGAACATTtctgttttattttatttgtaaattTTATGCTGTATTTGATTTGATATTCGCTGTTCTGTTGGAGGAATGAGGGAAATCATTTGATCTGAAGACCTTTGATGCGGAATTTTCAGAATGTGGATCTCTAACTTCAATATAAAGATGTGACTAGAAGGGTCTTACCCAGCCAGCAGCGAGGCCCCAggcctgtctctctcttcctctcctctaCCCTCTCTTCCTATATCCTCtgttctcttcctcttctcttccttcatctctctctctctctcgcccttttTCTCTCACATAATTCCAAGGTAGTCAACGCAGCCTCAGCAAAATCATCTTGACATACTGCAATTAACCATCAAAAAAACGGTAGCAGAACATAAGTGAGAGGCGCACAactaggttaccttgaggtgcttccggggcttagcgtcctcgcggcccggtcgtcaaccaggcctcctggagtacagggtgagtacacacacaaatcatGCTAGGCATGCTAAAGGATACAGCCCTTCATTTGACACGACTTGCATCCAATTCTTACTGCATTAATACAACACATGTAAATATTTTAAAAGTCCTTTACGAAGTGGTTTAAAGTGTTCCAGCCAATAAATAGTATGACAGTCGCAATCTTCAAACGGTAAATATATCACGGGCAGTTGGAGCCATCATCCACTCGTTACATCTGGTCACGTGGGCTTAATTACTAGTATAAATGGTGCGGACTGGCCTGGTATCTGCTGAGGCAACCAATCAGCAGGTCAGCAAGTCGATCTGTAGATGAAACAACTAACCAACAGGGAAGCTAGCCATCTGGCGAGTCAatacgcaaacaaacaagtcaaccaACGAGCTGGCTAGTGAACCAACGAGCCGGCTAGTGAACCAACGAGCCAGCTAGTGAACCAACGAGCTGGCTAGTGAACCAACGAGCCAGCTAGTGAACCAACGAGCCAGCTAGTGAACCAACGAGCCAGCTAGTGAACCAACGAGCCAGCTAGTGAACCAACGAGCCAGCTAGTGAACCAAAGAGCCAGCTAATGAACCAACGAGCCAGCTAGTGAACCAACGAGCCAGCTAGTGAACCAACGAGCCAGCTAGTGAACCAACGAGCCAGCTAGTGAACCAACGAGCCAGCTAGTGAACCAACGAGCCAGCTAGTCAACCAACGAGCCAGCTAGTCAACCAACGAGCCGGCTAGACACAACTGCATTGCTCTCTGCAGGAAAAGTGAGTAAGTGGGTCTTAAGTTATTCATCATGAGGAGGAGGAATGATGAAAATCTTGCCCTTGTTGTACATTATCAGGTCTTTTGTAGGAGGCGAGGGAGTGGCTgtcccacctcctccccctcttcaccCCTATTCTTTGGCTCAGCGAGGGTTCTTCTCCCAAAACaaccccttttctctctctcgcgGCATGAGACAGTCCCCGCAAAATCGACCTTACGCTGCGGTGCTTTAGGGGCGATTTTGCCGCTCGACTTGTCGACCGCCTTTCCCCGGGTCTCATTATATAATTCCGGTTTATTAAGTTCAAATAGGCTGAATATTGTGGAGTGAAAGGAATAGCAATCGTTGGAATTCCAGCACTCCGACCTCTTCCATTTTGGCCCGTGAAtacgggtgtgaggggggggggttaagggatgGGAAGGAAGGGacgggggggagagggatgggaAGGAGAAGGGGTGAGGgatgggaaggaaggggggggggatgggaagaaggagggggtgagggatgggAAGGATGGGGGTGAGGGATGGGAATGGTGTCCGTGATGGGAAGAGGGGGTTGATAAGGATTAGAGGAGGTGGagagggatgggaagggggaTGAAAGGAACAGAAAGG
Encoded here:
- the LOC138369556 gene encoding uncharacterized protein — translated: MDQLISINASDVTDVTSDVTDVTSDVTSDVTSDVTSDATDDVTGDVTGDVTDDVTGDVTDDAIGDPLVTKQLPSAHMVAVKGMLLLLFKIRYLEQKVPSSTGYGEPVTDSKKRCGFPVYWRHWRLTGVLSISRTASFGLNEFHNSRCSLINSFSVLLNLSSHPITIFSIVSAHIIILYRETSPLAFVCCYYTNSPRYYTNTPRYYTNSPRYYTNSARYYTNSPRYYTNSPRYYTNSPRYYTNSPRYYTNSPRYYTNSPRYYTNSPRYYTNSPRYYTNSPRYYTNSPRYYTNSPRYYINSPRYYTNSAPYYTNSPRYYTNSPRYYTNSPRYYTNSPRYYTNSPRYYTNSPRYYTNSPRYYTNSARYYTNSPRYYTNSPRYYTNSPRYYTNSPRYYTNSPRYYTNSARYYTNSPRYYTNSPRYYTNSPRYYTNSPRYYTNSPRYYTNSPRYYTNSPRYYTNSPRYYTNSPRYYTNSPRYYTNSPRYYTNSPRYYTNSPRYNTNSARYYTNSPRYYTNSQRYTNSPRYYSNSPRYYTNSPRYYTNIPRYYTNSPRYYTNSPRYYTNNPCYTNSPRYNTNNPCYTNSPRYNTNSPRYYTNSPRYYTNSPRYYTNSPRYYSNSPRYYTNSPRYYTNSPRYYSNSPRYYTNSPRYYTNSPRYYTNSPRYYTNSPRYYTNSPRYYSNSPRYYSNSPRYYTNSPRYYTNSPRYYTNSPRYYSNSPRYYTNSPRYYTNSPRYYTNSPRYYTNSPRYYTNSPRYYTNSPRYYTNSPRYYTSSPRYYTNSPRYYTNSPRFYTNSPRYYTSSPRYYTNSPRYYTNSPRYYTNSPRYYTNSPRYYTNSQGSHLKVPPSSLCKQGL